The Halorhodospira halophila genomic sequence GCCCTCGGCTGCAAGTACCTGCGCATCTGCCACCTGAACAACTGCGCCACCGGCGTGGCCACCCAGGACAACGTCCTGCGCCTGAAGCACTTCGTCGGGACCGCTGAGAAGGTGGCGAACTACTTCCGCTTCGTCGCCGAGGAAACCCGCGAGTGGTTGGCGTTGCTCGGTGTACGCCGGCTCGAGGACCTCATCGGGCGAACCGACCTGCTGGAGATCCTGCCCGGCGAGACCGAGCGCCAGGGGCGTCTGGACCTGTCGCCGATCCTCTCCGACGGCGGTGTCCCCGAAGACAAGCCCAAGCGCTGCCTGGAGCCGTCCAACGTGCCCTTCGACAAGGGCGAGCTGGCCGAGCGGATGGTGGCCGACTGCCTACCGACCATCGAGGCCGGCACCGGCGGTGAGTTCCACTACACCCTGCGCAACAACAACCGCTCCATCGGCGCCCGGCTCAGCGGCGAAATCGCCCGCCGCCACGGCAACCAGGGCATGGCGAACAGCCCGGTCACCCTACGCCTGACCGGTACCGCGGGGCAGAGCTTCGGCGTCTGGAACGCCGGCGGGCTGCACATGGTGCTCGAGGGGGACGCCAACGACTACGTGGGCAAGGGCATGGCCGGCGGTAAGCTCGTCCTCTACCCACCCGAAGGCAGCCGGTTCGAGGCGCGCAAGACCACCATCATGGGCAACACCTGCCTCTACGGCGCCACCGGCGGGCGGCTCTACGCCGCCGGCACCGTCGGCGAGCGCTTCGGTGTGCGCAACTCCGGCGCCACCGCGGTGGTCGAGGGCGTCGGCGACCACGGCTGCGAGTACATGACCGGCGGCGTGGTCTGCGTGCTCGGGCCCACCGGGGTCAACTTCGGTGCCGGCATGACCGGCGGTCTCGCCTTCGTCCTTGACGAGGCCGGCACCTTCGCCGACCGCTACAACCACGAGCTCATCGACATCCACCGACTGCAGTCGGAAAACATGGAGGCTCACCGCAACTACCTGCGCGAGCTGATCCGCGAGTTCGTGGCCGAGACCGGCAGCGTGTGGGGACGGGCGGTCCTCGACGACTTCCGCGGCTACCTGCCCCGCTTCTGGCTGGTCAAGCCGAAGGCCGCCGATCTTCACACCATCCTCGATACGCTCCGCCAGGCGGCCTGACGGCCGCCGGCGGCGCCCGAGCACGGACGGATTAGTCAGCCATGTCCAGCAGTGTCTTCCAGTTCCTCGAGATCCCGCGCCGCGACCCGGACAAGCTCCAGGTCGACGAGCGCATCCGCCGCTTCGCCGAGATCTACGGCCGCTACGACGAGCAGACCGCCGCCGCCCAGGCGGGGCGCTGCCTCGACTGCGGCAACCCCTACTGTGAGTGGAAGTGCCCGGTCCATAACTACATCCCGCACTGGCTGCGGCTGGTGGCCGAGGGCAACCTGTTCGAGGCCGCGGAACTCTCCCACAAGACCAACACCCTGCCCGACGTTTGCGGTCGCGTCTGCCCACAGGACCGGCTCTGCGAGGGGGCTTGCACCCTCAACGACGGCTTCGGTGCAGTGACCATCGGGTCGGTGGAGAAGTACATCAGCGACGAGGCCCTGCGCCAGGGCTGGCGGCCCGATGTCAGCGACGTGGTCGACACGGGCAAACGGGTGGCGATCATCGGCGCCGGTCCCGCCGGGCTTGGTGCGGCCGACGTGCTCGCCCGCAACGGGGTCCGGCCGGTGGTCTTCGACCGCTACCCGGAGATCGGCGGCCTGCTGACCTTCGGCATCCCGCCGTTCAAGCTCGACAAGGACATCGTCCGCCGGCGCCGCGAAATCCTCGAGGGCATCGGCGTCGAGTTCCGCCTCAACACCGAGGTCGGGCAGGCGGTCAGCTTCGACGAACTCCTCGCCGAGTACGACGCCGTCTTCCTTGGTACCGGCACCTACACCTACATGCGCGGCGGCTTCCCCGGCGAGGATCTGCCCGGGGTCTACGAGGCGCTGCCCTACCTGGTCTCGAACATCAACCGCGAGGAGGGCTGGCAGGGCACCGAGGACGAGTTCATCGACATGCGCGGCAAGCGCGTCGTGGTCCTCGGCGGCGGCGACACGGCCATGGACTGCAACCGCACCGCCATCCGGCAGGGGGCGGCCAGCGTCACCTGCGCCTACCGCCGCGACGAGCAGAACATGCCCGGCTCCCGGCGCGAGGTCGAGAACGCCAAGGAGGAGGGCGTCGAGTTCCTCTGGAATCGCCAGCCAATCGAAGTCATTGGAGAAAACCACATCGAAGGGGTTAAGGTAGTCCGGACCGAGCTCGGTGCCCCGGACGAACACGGGCGACGCCGGCCGGAGCCGGTGCCCGGCTCCGAAGAGGTGCTGCCGGCCGACAGCCTCATCATCGCCTTCGGCTTTCGGCCCAGCCCGCCGCATTGGCTGGAGCAGCACGGCGTCGAGCTCGACGATTGGGGCCAGGTGCGGGTCAGCCGGCAGGACGGAACCTTCGGGCAGACCACCAACCCGAAGATCTTCGCCGGCGGCGACATGGTCCGCGGCTCCGATCTGGTCGTGACGGCTGTCTGGGAGGGCCGTGAGGCAGCCAAGGGCATCCTTGATCACCTACAGGTATAGGAGTGACGCGGTGAGCAGCTCTGAGCTCAAGAACGATCGAATCCTGCGCGCGTTCCAGCGCCAGCCCGTGGACCGGACCCCGGTCTGGATGATGCGCCAGGCCGGCCGCTATCTGGCCGAATACCGAGAGGTGCGGGCCCAGGCCGGCAGCTTCATGGGCCTGTGCCGCAGCCCCGAGCTGGCGGCCCGGGTCACGCTGCAGCCGCTGGAGCGCTATGAGCTCGATGCCGCCATCCTCTTTTCGGACATCCTCACCATCCCGGAGGCCATGGGGCTGGGGCTGAACTTCGTCTCCGGTGAGGGACCGGTCTTCGAGCACCGGGTCAAGACGGCCGCCGACATCGACCGCCTGCCGCAGCCCTCCGCCGACAAGGAGCTGAGCTACGTCATGGACGCGGTCGCGGCCTGCCGCAAGGAGCTGGCCGGTCAGGTGCCGCTGATCGGCTTCACCGGCAGCCCCTGGACGCTGGCCACTTACATGATCGAGGGCGGCTCCAGCAAGACCTTCGCGGCCAGCAAGAGCCTGCTCTTCAACGAGCCGGAGGCCGCCCACCGGCTGATGACCAAGCTGGCCGACACGGTGGCCGACTACCTCAACGGGCAGATCGAGGCCGGTGCCCAGGCGCTGATGATCTTCGATACCTGGGGCGGCGCGCTGGACCCGGTGCGCTACCGGGAGTTCTCGCTGGCCTACATGCAGCGCATCGTCGAGCAGCTGCCCCGCGAGCGCGAGGGGCGGCGCATCCCGGTGACCCTGTTCACCAAGGGCGGCGGGCAGTGGCTGGAAGACATCGCCGACACCGGCTGTGACGGCGTCGGTCTTGACTGGACCACCTCACTGACCGAAGCCCGCCGCCGCATCGGCGACCGGGTGGCGCTGCAGGGCAACCTGGATCCGTGCATGCTGCACGCCAACCCCGAGGTAATCCGCCGCGAGGTGGCCCGCTGCCTCGAGGAGTTCGGCCACGGGCCGGGCCACGTCTTCAACCTCGGCCACGGGATCCAGCCGGAGACGCCGCCCGAGAACGTCGACGCCATGATCCGTGCCCTTCACGAACTCTCCCCGGCCTACCATGACGCAGCGGCCACCTCGGCCACGTCGTAGGCGGCGGAGACGGCGTACCCTCTCGGCGGGCGTCATTCCGGTGCGCTTCGCCGAGCGGGGGCGTCTCTATCTGCTCCTGCGCGCCTTCCAGTACTGGGACTTCCCCAAGGGCAAGGTCGAGCCCGGCGAGGAGCCACTCGAGGCAGCCCGGCGCGAGGTCCAGGAAGAGGCCGGAATCACCGAGCTGACCTTCCGCTGGGGCTACGCGTTCTTCGAGACCGGCCCCTACGCCCAGGGCAAGGTGGCCCGCTACTACGTCGCCGAGACCACCACGCGGCGCGTGGTCCTCGGCATCAACCCGGAACTCGGCCGCCCGGAGCACCACGAGTACCGATGGGTCACGCCGGGCGAGGCGTACCGACTTGCGTCGCCGCGTGTCCGCGAGGTCCTCGACTGGGCCGAGACGCAGATCGCCGGCGCCGTGCACGACGGCGCCTGAGTGCCACCCTCAGCTCCGCCCGAAGCGCCACCCCACCGCGCCCTCCCAGGCGTCCCGGGCGAAATACCCCAGCAGCGCCAGCACGATCACCGCCCCGCCAAGCATCGACGGCACCGGCGGCACCTCGGCGAAGACCAGCCACACCCAGACCGGCCCCAGGGCCGCCTCGAGCAGCAGCACCAGGCTGACCTCCGGCGAGGGCAGGTAGCGGGTGGACTGGGCGATGAGCACCAGGGCCAGGGGCATCTGCACCAGACCCATGACGCCGAGCACCGCGTAGCTCTCCCAGCCCAGGGCCAACGGCGCCGCCCAGGGGGCGGCACACAGGGCGGCGACGACGCCGCCGGTGGCCACCACCGGCAGGCGGTTGATCTCCGGACGGGCACGCAGCAGCGTGAGGTTGGCGCCCATATTGGCGGCGGCCAGCAGGGCCGCCAGGTCGCCCAGCCGCCCGCCGGGTTCCGCCGGAGCGCTGAAGATCACGGCCATGCCGACGATCACCGCGGCGATGGTCCACCAGGTCCGGCTCTGGATCGGCTCACGCAGGAAGAGCCAGGTGAACACCGCCGAGAAAAGCGGTGCGGTGGCGAAGAGCACCAGCACGTTGGCGGCGTGGGTGTTGAGCACCGCGAAGACAAAGAGGATCGAGTTCAGCCCGAAGAACAGCCCGGAGGCCGCCGCGGCCCAGCCTCCCCGGCGCCAGATGCGCAGGGTGTAGCGGCCCTGGGTGGCGAAGAGCAGGGCGCTGACCGCCACCGCCATCAGCAGCCCCCGCCAGAAGACCACATCCCAGCCCCCGGCCCCGGCCAGGCGCACCAGCACCGCATCGAAGCTCAGCGCCGTCACTCCGGCGGCGGCGATCATCAGGCCCTTGGCACGGTCCTGGGCGCCGAAGGGCGCAGCGCTCCGCGGCATACTGACTGAACTCCCTGTTGGATGACCCCGCCGGCCCGGCGGGAGGCTTGGCGTCGCGACGAAGGCCGGGAGGATAACCCCTCCCGGCCCTCGTTTCAGTAGGTCTCGAAGCGAATCCCGGCGTAGATGGTGCGCTCCGGGGCGGGTTCGAAGTAGCCCCCATCCTCGAGCCGATTATCGAACTCGTTGGCCTGGTTGATGCGCACGTTGGCGTCGTAGGTCTCGTCGAAGAGGTTGTTGACCCCGAAAAAGGGCTGCGCCTCGTAGGCGTCGGTGACGAAGGTGCGGCTGGCGTGCAGGCCGACCTCGGAGTAGCCGGAGCTGCGCTGGGTGTTGCGGTCGTCGGCCCAAATACCCTCGCTGGCCCGCAGGTCACCGGCCACCCGCCAGCCGTTGGGGGCCTGCCAGGCGGCCTCCAGATAGCCGTGGGCGCGGGGCACGCCCGGGATGCGGTTGCCGCGGACCTGATCGTTGTTCTGGGCGCCGTCGACCTCATCCAGTGCCGGCGTAACATAATCCCGGAAGGTGAACTGCCCGTAGGCCAGCGCGGCGGTCAGCTCCAGGCGATCCGTCGGGAACGCCTCCACCCCCAGCTCCACGCCCCGCCGGCGGGTCTCGCCGGCGTTCCTATACCACTCCGGACCGTCGGTCTCCCCCTGCGGGACCAGCTCGTCTTCGGTCACCACCTGGAAGAGGCTCACCTCGTAGCGCAGCCGCCGATCCAGGGCCCGCCCCTTGACCCCGACCTCCAGGGAGCGCGCCTGCTGCGGCTCGATCGCGTCGTTGATGCCCCCTTCGTCGCGGTCCCAGAGCTCCCAGAGGGTCGGCGTCTCGAAGGCGGAGCTGGCGTTGGCGTAGAGGCTGTGATCCTCCGCCACGGCGTAGCGCACCCCGGCCAGGTAGCTCGGCTCGGTGTAGGTCTGACTTTCGGTTCCCCCATGCGTCGCCTTGCGATCGTCGATGCTCATCCGGGTCCAGTCCAGACGGCCGCCGCCGACCAGCCGCCAGCGCGGCGCCACCTGCCACTCCGCCTGCAGATAGCCCGCCACCACCTGGGCCTGCTCAATCTGATCGTTAGTCCGCTCGCCCTCGCGCCCATCGAGGTTCTCGTAGCGCTGCCGGTCGTCGTACTGCCACTCGGCGTCGGCGCCCACGGAGACCTGCACCGGCCGCCCGGCGGCCTCGGTGCGGCGCACGTGGCGGCCACCGACGCCGCCGAAGTAGCGCTCGAAGGTCACAATGCCACCAGGACTGAGCCGGTCTTCACCATCCGGCCCCTGATATTCATCACCGCCGTCAAAAGGATTCCGCCGGTAGAAGTCCCGGCGCTGCAGGAAGGCCCGGCCCTCCCAGCGTTCGGTGGCCGACGGCTCCGCGGTGAGGATCACCGCCCCGCTCTGCTGCTCCACCTCCTCGCCGGCGTCGTACTGGAGCGCGCTGCCCGCCGCCTGCCGCCGATCCTCCCGTACATCGCGGCGACTGAGCCCCCCCGGGTCCTGGGCCTCCGGGGCATCGAGGAGGTTGGCGATGAAACGCAGCCGCTCACCGCCTTCCAGATCGCGATCGAGCTTGATGTTCAGCCGCCGCTGCGCCGAGCCCGAGTGGTCGCGGTAGCCATCCATCTCCTGATTGGAGGCGGTCACCGCCGTCCGCCACGTCTCCTCGGCGCGCCCGCCCCAGACCCGCTGGGCCCGCTCGCCGTGGCTGCCGAAGAGCACCTCGCCGCCCAGGAAGTCACCGCTGTCCGGGGGCTCCAGCGTGGTGAAGCGAAAGACGCCCCCGGCGGCGTTGCCGTAGAGGGCGGAGGCCGGCCCGCGGATGACCTCCAGGCGCTCCACGAAGGCCGGGTCCAGCGCATCGAGCTGGCTCTGGCCGTCGGCCACCGTGTACGGCACATCGTCCACGAAGGCGCGGACGCCGCGCAGCCCGAAGGGCGAGCGGGCGCCGAAACCCCGCACCGACAGGCGCAGATCCTGGGCGGCGTTGTAGCGGTTCTGGGTGTGCACCCCGGGTACGCGGTCGAGCCCCTGGTCCAGGGAGAGGCGGCGGCGATCGGCGTAGGCCTCCCGGCCGACTACGGAGACCGCCGCCGGATAGGCGTCGGGATCCACATCGAGCCCGGGCACGGTGGCGACCACCGGCGGCAGCGCGGCCTCCTCACCCGCCGCCGGGCCGGGCACACCGGCAGCTAGCGACAACCCTACCCCGAGTGCCCCGAGAAAGGCGCCTGGCCTGCATGCTACATTCGACCCTGACCCGCGCCGCGCACCAGGACCACCGATGATTCGCCGGCTGACCATGACCACGCCCGTCCCGCTGCCCATGCTTGTCACCCCGTTGCTGCTCTTCGCTCTCGCCAACCCCGGCCACGCCGCCGAGACCGCGCCGGCGGAGCTGGAACCGGTCCCGCTCGGCACCCGCACGCTGCCCGAGGGTGTGCGTGAGGTAATCAGCGACGGACAGGATCGCACGGCGCTAGCGGTCACCGTCTACCTGCGGGGGCCGGCGGTGTTCCGCGAGACCCGCGAGATCGGGCTCCCCGACGAGCCGGCGCGGCTCGTCCTCACCGACGTCCCGGAACACATCGATGCCGGCACGGTCAGCCTTGATTCCGAGCACCTCCCCCGGGTCGGTGCGGTTGCCTTCACGCCGGGCGACCTCGATGAGGATGGGCTGCTGCGCCACCACTTGGGCAGCGAGATCCGCTACCGCGCGGGCGCCGACCGCACCTGGGAACGTGGCTATCTGCTCGCCTTCGACGCCGACGAGGTGATTGTCGCCACCGACGAGGCGGTCTACCCGCTGCCACGCGGCAGCGAGACCCGCTTCGCCTTCCCGGAGCGACCGCCCCGGCTGCACGGGCGACCCACCCTCGAGCTGGCCATCGACAGCGAGCGCGGCGGCACCCACCCCGCTAACCTGGCCTACCGCAGCGAGGGCCTGACCTGGCATCCCGACTACCAGCTGCGCGTCATCGAAGACGCCGAGCCGCGCCTGGACGGCTACGCCCGCGTGGAGAACGAAACCGGTATCGACCTGCAACAGGCCCGCTTGAGCCTGATCGGCGCCAGCCTCGGTGACGCCCCTGTCCGCACCCTCGCCCGGGCCGAGTCGGTCACGGCCGATCGACTCGACGGCCTGCCCCGGTTCCAGACCGCCGAACCCCACGATCTGCTCGCCGGGCGCAGCCACCGCATCCAGCTCTTCAGCCAGACGCCCGACGCCTTCGACCGCTATCACCGGCTGCGCAGCAACGCCGGTGCCGAGCCAGACCGCCCGCAGCACTCGCCGGCCCGGCGCGTAGCCAGCTGGCAGGCCGGCACCGATCTGCCCCCTGGCCGCGTAACGCTGCTCACCGGCCCGCCCGGGGCCGCCGAGCCGGTGGGCGAGGGGCGCATCCCGGGGACCGCCGCCGGGGACGAAATCGAGGTGGAGCTGGGCCCCGCCTTCACCGTCACCGGCGAGCGCACCCTGCGCGAGCGCCGGGCACTGGAGACGACCGAAGGCTTCGAGGCCGCCTGGCGCATCCGCCTGCGCAACCGCGGCGAGGCCGCCACTCGGATCGAGCTCGAGGAACGTTTCCCCGGCGACTGGGAGCTGCTCGAGACCAGCCACGAGCCGAAACGCGCTGAAGGCCGTTGGGCCCTGTGGGACCTGGCGCTGGAGGCCGATGACGAGACAACCCTCGAATACCGGGTGCGCGTGGAGCGAGAGGAATGAGCGAAGACCCCATCTGCCTCGAGGGCCTGAACTACAGGGATCTGCATAGCCGGACCGGCCTGCTGGAACTCGATCGGCG encodes the following:
- a CDS encoding TonB-dependent receptor family protein; this encodes MSLAAGVPGPAAGEEAALPPVVATVPGLDVDPDAYPAAVSVVGREAYADRRRLSLDQGLDRVPGVHTQNRYNAAQDLRLSVRGFGARSPFGLRGVRAFVDDVPYTVADGQSQLDALDPAFVERLEVIRGPASALYGNAAGGVFRFTTLEPPDSGDFLGGEVLFGSHGERAQRVWGGRAEETWRTAVTASNQEMDGYRDHSGSAQRRLNIKLDRDLEGGERLRFIANLLDAPEAQDPGGLSRRDVREDRRQAAGSALQYDAGEEVEQQSGAVILTAEPSATERWEGRAFLQRRDFYRRNPFDGGDEYQGPDGEDRLSPGGIVTFERYFGGVGGRHVRRTEAAGRPVQVSVGADAEWQYDDRQRYENLDGREGERTNDQIEQAQVVAGYLQAEWQVAPRWRLVGGGRLDWTRMSIDDRKATHGGTESQTYTEPSYLAGVRYAVAEDHSLYANASSAFETPTLWELWDRDEGGINDAIEPQQARSLEVGVKGRALDRRLRYEVSLFQVVTEDELVPQGETDGPEWYRNAGETRRRGVELGVEAFPTDRLELTAALAYGQFTFRDYVTPALDEVDGAQNNDQVRGNRIPGVPRAHGYLEAAWQAPNGWRVAGDLRASEGIWADDRNTQRSSGYSEVGLHASRTFVTDAYEAQPFFGVNNLFDETYDANVRINQANEFDNRLEDGGYFEPAPERTIYAGIRFETY
- a CDS encoding NUDIX domain-containing protein, giving the protein MTQRPPRPRRRRRRRRTLSAGVIPVRFAERGRLYLLLRAFQYWDFPKGKVEPGEEPLEAARREVQEEAGITELTFRWGYAFFETGPYAQGKVARYYVAETTTRRVVLGINPELGRPEHHEYRWVTPGEAYRLASPRVREVLDWAETQIAGAVHDGA
- a CDS encoding DUF4139 domain-containing protein, with product MTTPVPLPMLVTPLLLFALANPGHAAETAPAELEPVPLGTRTLPEGVREVISDGQDRTALAVTVYLRGPAVFRETREIGLPDEPARLVLTDVPEHIDAGTVSLDSEHLPRVGAVAFTPGDLDEDGLLRHHLGSEIRYRAGADRTWERGYLLAFDADEVIVATDEAVYPLPRGSETRFAFPERPPRLHGRPTLELAIDSERGGTHPANLAYRSEGLTWHPDYQLRVIEDAEPRLDGYARVENETGIDLQQARLSLIGASLGDAPVRTLARAESVTADRLDGLPRFQTAEPHDLLAGRSHRIQLFSQTPDAFDRYHRLRSNAGAEPDRPQHSPARRVASWQAGTDLPPGRVTLLTGPPGAAEPVGEGRIPGTAAGDEIEVELGPAFTVTGERTLRERRALETTEGFEAAWRIRLRNRGEAATRIELEERFPGDWELLETSHEPKRAEGRWALWDLALEADDETTLEYRVRVEREE
- a CDS encoding FAD-dependent oxidoreductase, yielding MSSSVFQFLEIPRRDPDKLQVDERIRRFAEIYGRYDEQTAAAQAGRCLDCGNPYCEWKCPVHNYIPHWLRLVAEGNLFEAAELSHKTNTLPDVCGRVCPQDRLCEGACTLNDGFGAVTIGSVEKYISDEALRQGWRPDVSDVVDTGKRVAIIGAGPAGLGAADVLARNGVRPVVFDRYPEIGGLLTFGIPPFKLDKDIVRRRREILEGIGVEFRLNTEVGQAVSFDELLAEYDAVFLGTGTYTYMRGGFPGEDLPGVYEALPYLVSNINREEGWQGTEDEFIDMRGKRVVVLGGGDTAMDCNRTAIRQGAASVTCAYRRDEQNMPGSRREVENAKEEGVEFLWNRQPIEVIGENHIEGVKVVRTELGAPDEHGRRRPEPVPGSEEVLPADSLIIAFGFRPSPPHWLEQHGVELDDWGQVRVSRQDGTFGQTTNPKIFAGGDMVRGSDLVVTAVWEGREAAKGILDHLQV
- the hemE gene encoding uroporphyrinogen decarboxylase, with amino-acid sequence MSSSELKNDRILRAFQRQPVDRTPVWMMRQAGRYLAEYREVRAQAGSFMGLCRSPELAARVTLQPLERYELDAAILFSDILTIPEAMGLGLNFVSGEGPVFEHRVKTAADIDRLPQPSADKELSYVMDAVAACRKELAGQVPLIGFTGSPWTLATYMIEGGSSKTFAASKSLLFNEPEAAHRLMTKLADTVADYLNGQIEAGAQALMIFDTWGGALDPVRYREFSLAYMQRIVEQLPREREGRRIPVTLFTKGGGQWLEDIADTGCDGVGLDWTTSLTEARRRIGDRVALQGNLDPCMLHANPEVIRREVARCLEEFGHGPGHVFNLGHGIQPETPPENVDAMIRALHELSPAYHDAAATSATS
- a CDS encoding DMT family transporter is translated as MPRSAAPFGAQDRAKGLMIAAAGVTALSFDAVLVRLAGAGGWDVVFWRGLLMAVAVSALLFATQGRYTLRIWRRGGWAAAASGLFFGLNSILFVFAVLNTHAANVLVLFATAPLFSAVFTWLFLREPIQSRTWWTIAAVIVGMAVIFSAPAEPGGRLGDLAALLAAANMGANLTLLRARPEINRLPVVATGGVVAALCAAPWAAPLALGWESYAVLGVMGLVQMPLALVLIAQSTRYLPSPEVSLVLLLEAALGPVWVWLVFAEVPPVPSMLGGAVIVLALLGYFARDAWEGAVGWRFGRS